In one Methylocaldum szegediense genomic region, the following are encoded:
- the rplP gene encoding 50S ribosomal protein L16, with translation MLQPKRTKYRKQQKGRNTGLATKGNRVSFGEFGLKAVERGRITARQVEAARRAITRHIKRGGKMWIRIFPDKPISKKPLEVRMGSGKGSVEYWVAEVKPGTMLYELEGVSEELAREAFSLAAAKLPIKTTFSFRTVM, from the coding sequence ATGTTGCAGCCGAAAAGAACGAAGTACAGAAAACAGCAGAAAGGTAGAAACACGGGGCTGGCCACCAAAGGCAACCGGGTAAGTTTCGGCGAGTTCGGTTTAAAAGCCGTGGAGCGGGGGCGTATTACCGCAAGACAGGTCGAGGCTGCGCGGCGAGCCATTACGCGCCATATTAAACGCGGCGGGAAGATGTGGATTCGGATATTCCCCGATAAACCGATTTCGAAGAAACCTCTCGAAGTTCGGATGGGAAGTGGAAAAGGCAGCGTCGAATACTGGGTTGCGGAAGTCAAGCCGGGTACGATGCTCTATGAACTTGAAGGGGTAAGCGAAGAATTAGCGCGCGAGGCGTTTAGCCTTGCGGCCGCAAAGCTTCCGATAAAAACCACCTTTTCGTTTCGGACGGTTATGTAA